TGAGCTGGAAAGGGAGCTCCGCGAGTCCCGCGCGGCGATGACCGAGGAGTTGGGCCTGGCGCCGGAGGCTTTCAGCTACCCCTTCGGCCGCTTCGACGCCCGGGTGGTGACCGCCCTCCGGGAGGCCGGTTACACTTACGGAATCGCCGTGACGTCGAGGCCGGGGTGGAGCCGTCGAAACCCTCTGGCCGTGGCCCGGACGGGCATGTACTTGACCGACGGCCTGAACTCCCTGGCGGTTAAATTGGGTTTACGTTCGCCGGAGCGCTACTGGGCGGAGGACCTGAACAACCGGATCATCAACCGTTTCACCCTTCTGACCGCCTCCATGCAGAGAAGACGGCGTCCAGGGCGTGGTTGAAAAACCCTTGACACTCCCGGGGGTCCATGGTAAAGTTTCTAAGGTATAATAGCTTTTCAACACACCCTTACGGTGCAAAGGGCCACTCTCTCGTGCACTTATAAGGATTAACTTTCAGCCATACACGGAGGAGACTCATGCGGAAACTCCTGCTGGTTCTTTCTTTGTTGGCCCTGGTGTGCATGGTGCACGCTGAAAGCCCCTTCGCCATCAGCGCCGACAGTACGTTGAGCGTTTCGACCCGGATTCCCGATTTCGTCGGCCTGAACCTGGACCGCTTCCTGGCACGGCCCCAGGAGGAACAGGGCGGGGACGATCTGGGCACCGCGTACGACCCCAACTGGGATTCGGACAGCCTGGAGACGATGAGGAACCCCGAGTACTACGCGTATATTGACAACGCTCCCGATCAGGGCGGAGGCCCGTCGTACAACTGGTATGACATCACCGACGGCACCGAGATCAACTTCGGCGGTCCCGACGACAGCGTGGTGAAGTTGACCCTGCCCGGCCCCTTTGTGTTCTACGACAACACGGACTACCTAAGCGGCGGAACCTACTCGAACGTGTACGTCAGCACGAACTTCCTCATCGGCTTCGAGAGCAAGTATTACAACGACGGCTCCTACGCCGATTACGCGAACCGTCCCGTACCCACCGAGGGTTCCTTATACAACCCCCACACCTTCTTCGCCCCCTTCTGGGACGACGGGGTGAAGCTGGAGAACAGCCACTGCTACCACAAAACGGTGGGCAACAACTTCATCGTCTCCTGGAACGACTGGGGCATCCGGGGGTACGAAGACCTGGTGGACGGCACGGTCAGCCTCCAGGTCGTCCTCAACATGACCACCTACGAGATGAAGGTCAACTACCAGGACACCACGGTGCCCGGTACGGCTCACGATAACGGCGGCAGCGCGACCGTCGGCGTCGAGGACAAGCGTGGGCTCCTCGGGTTCATGTACTCCTACATGGACGGCGTGAAACTGTCCGCGGCCGACGAGATGGCGCTGGCGGTTTTCGTGTACACCCAGCCCGACAACTTCGACTTCGGAGATCCGGGCGGAGACGACCCCGATGCCGACGAAGCCTACGAGGTCGAACAGGGCGATCCCTACGGACCCTTCTCCTGGTCCGCCAGCTCCCAGAACAACCCCTATGGACCCTCGCAGATCGCCTATTCGATTGAAATCTGGGAAGACATTCGCACGGCCGACCGGCTGATTTACCCCGACAACGTGCCGAACTGGTACGAGTCGCAAAAGTTCCAGGACTTCACCAACAGCACCAGCTACACCCTGGATACCTCCACCCTCGAACCGGTCCCCTACGAAAAGCTGGATGCCGACCAGAATACGCTATACATCGACCACTACCAGATAGCGGTTTTCGCCTCCGACGGCTGGGGCTACACCGAGTCCACGAACACCGACTGCCCCGGCGGCACCGATCGCCACTATTGGCTGGACGTGATCGAGCCGACGATGCTCCCCGACGCCGATATTCAGGAGACGACCTGGGGCGCGATTAAGGCTATTTCGTTCTAACCGATTCTTTCCCCGAAAAAAAGGGCGTCCAAGGGCGCCCTTTTTTACACACCGAAGGGGGCATGGGTGGACCTGGGTCTTTTGTCTTTTCCTTAAACGGCGGGGGCGTCCTGTGGGACGCCCTTTTTATGTACGTTAGGGGTGATCCGAGAGGGGCCGATGTGTAAAATTGTTTACCCGAGTCGCCGGGCGTCCAAGGGGCGCCCTTTTTTTATCGCCCACTGTCCGGCCGAAGACGGCGCGCACGGCGCCGGTGCGGCCTGTTTGTTTATCGGGATTCCCCAGTCTGGTATAATTTCGCCCATGGGTGACGACGCGGCGGGACTCGAGCTCAAGCTGAAGAACCTGGCCCACGAGCCGGGCGTCTACCGCCTGCTGGGCGGCGGGAGCCGTGTGCTCTACGTGGGGAAGGCGAAGGATCTGGCGAGACGGGTCCGCTCCTACTTCCAGCCCTCCGGCGCGCCGTCGGCCGACCATCCCCCGCGCATCCGCTCCCTCCTCAAACGGGTGGTGGACTTCGAGGTCACCATCACCACCAATCCCGTCGAGGCGCTCCTGCTGGAGTCGTCCCTAATCAAGCTCCATAAGCCCCCCTATAACGTCAACCTCAAGGACGACAAGCGCTACCCCTACGTCCGCGTGACCACGGAGGAAGAGTTTCCCCGGCTCGTGGTCACCCGCGACACCCGGGCCAGGGGGAGCCTCTTCTTCGGTCCCTTCTCCAACGCCGGGGACATCCGGCGGACCATCCGGACGATTCAGCGGCTCTTCCGGCTGCGCGTCTGCCGCCGCGAGCTCCACGTCTGGTTGGAGCAGGGCGGCACGGCGCCCATGCCCAACTGGCGGCCCTGCCTCCACTACAATATGGACCGCTGCAGCGCACCCTGCGTCGGTTACGCGAGCCGGGAGGATTACGCGAGCTCCGTGCGGACGGCCTGTGAATTCCTCCAGGGCCGCCGGAGCGACGTGGCCGAAATCCTGCAATCCGAGATGCTCGAGGCGAGCCAAAGGCGGGAGTACGAGCGGGCGGCGAAGCTGCGCGATTCCCTGCGGGCTCTGGAATCCGTGATGACCAGGCAGCGCGTGGTCAGCCCTCGGAAGGAAGACCTGGACGTGCTGGCCCTGGCCCGCCGCCGCGGGGAGACGGTGGTGGAGCTTTTAAAAATCCGGGAGGGCTTTCTGCTGGCCGATGAGCACTTCTCCCTGGAGCACACCCGTGGCTCCAGCGACGCCGACGTGCTCTCCGCCTTCACCGTCCGGTACTACACCGGCGCCGACTGGGTGCCCCGGGTCGTGGTGCTGCCCGAAGAGCCCGCCGACCGGGAAGACCTGGAACTTCTGCTGACCCGGCTCCGTTCGGAGAGCTCCCCGATGGTGGTGGCCCGGGCTTTACTGCGCGCCTCGCCGTCCGAGGAGCCGGAGCAGAAACCCGGGCACGTCCGAGTCCGCCTCACCGTGCCCCACCGCGGGGCCCGGCGGGAGCTCCTGGAGCTGGCGCTTAAAAACGCGGAGAAGAACCTCGATGAGGAAATGCTGGCCGAGCTCAGTCGGCACGGTCAGGCCGAGGCGGCCCTGGAGCTGGCCGAAAGGCTGAGGCTGCCCGTGGTCCCTACCCTCATCGAGGGTCTCGACATTTCCAACCTCGGGGCGGAGCAGCCGGTGGCCGGGGTGGTCGGTTTTCGGGGTGGGCGTCCCGCGAAGAACCTCTACCGCCGCTATAAGCTGAAGACCCCCGGTCCCGACGACTGCGCCATGCTGGCCGAGGTCGCCCACCGGCGCTACCCCAAGCTGGCCGAAAGCGACGAGCTGCCGGACCTGGTCCTGGTGGACGGGGGGAAGGGCCAGCTCGGCGCGGTTGTTAACCAGTTGAAGGAAGACGGCCTGGCGGGCCGTTTCGCAGTGGCCGGGCTGGCGAAGAAGGAGGAGCTCTTGTTCCTCCCCGGGCGCTCGACGCCGGTCCGCCTGCCACCGGACTCGCCGGCGCTGCACCTGGTCCAGCGGGTCAGGGACGAGGCCCACCGTTTCGGTCTGCGCTACCACCGGCAACTGCGCCGTTCCGAGGGGCTGCAGTCAATCCTGGAGCGCATCCCCGGCATCGGGCCGAAGAGGCGGAGGGCGCTCTTGGACGCCTTCGGCTCGCTGAAGAAGATTAGGGCGGCGAGGCCGGAGCGGATCGCCGAGGTGAAGGGGATGAGCCCGAAGCTGGCCGCCGAGCTTTTGCGGTACCTGAAGATCCACTACTACTAGGGCCCGGCCCACGGCCGCAAAAAAGGACCCCGAGGGTCCTTCTTTGGAAAGTGGCGGTCGGCGTACCGCCGGGTCGTAAGTTTCGCTTTAACAGAACCTTTGCACCAGGTGGGTGCCTTGGGATCGTCGTCAGCCGTAGGCCGCGAAGGCCCGAGCCGCGTGCGATCCAACCAGGGTCCCGTTCACAGAATTGTTGGTTCTTTTTTACGCTCTGCTTACGGGCCCCGCAGTGGGCGCCGGCCAAAAAAAAGGGTACACCAAAGGAGTCGTCTTGACAAGCCCGAATTCCCTCCACGGCTTATTTTACTGGAATTGCGACGCTTGCGCGAACACCCGTCTTGGATTTTCCCCCCTTTAACCGTAAATGTGCCCTGGCCCGTAGGCGTGCCTCCCCCTAAGAGGGAGAGGGAAAAATGTAGGGCGGGGATTTTAATCCCCGCCACGCTAAACAGAGCGCCGCCACTGGTCATCGACCGGCGCTTTATCCTGTCGGCAGGAGGAGGGTGGCGTCGCCGTAAGAGTAGAAGCGATAACCTTCCGCAATCGCCTCCCGGTAGGCGTCGAGAATCCGCTCCCTCCCGGCGAGGGCCGCGACCAGCATCAAGAGGCTGGAGCGGGGGAGGTGGAAGTTGGTGAGGAGCCCGTCCACGGATTTGAACCGGTATGGGGGGTGGATGAAGAGCTCGGTCTCGCCGGAGGCCGCCGTGACGATGCCGGTCTCGTCGGCCGCCGCCTCCAACACCCGGGCGGTGGTGGTGCCGACGGCTATCACCCGGCGCCCCTCGAGCCGGGCTCGGTTGACGCCGCGCGCCGTGGATTTGCCCAGCGTGAAGCTTTCGGTGTGCAGCCGGTGGCCGGTCAAATCCCCCTCGGGGAGAGGGGCGAAGGTGCCGTAGCCCACGTGGAGGGTCAGGGTGAGCCACTCTACCCCCCGCGCCCGAAGCCGCTCTAAAAGGTTGGGGGTGAAATGCAGACCGGCGGTGGGCGCCGCGACGGAGCCGGGGTAGCGCGAGTAGATCGTCTGGTAGCGGCGCGAGTCGCGGGAATCGGCCCCGGTCGGCCGTTCGATATACG
The sequence above is drawn from the bacterium genome and encodes:
- the queA gene encoding tRNA preQ1(34) S-adenosylmethionine ribosyltransferase-isomerase QueA yields the protein RDLGDGRWTALAKPGKRLKLGTRIDFRGELAGEVLAKLEGGVVVLGLAGSRPMAEILDEFGEAPLPPYIERPTGADSRDSRRYQTIYSRYPGSVAAPTAGLHFTPNLLERLRARGVEWLTLTLHVGYGTFAPLPEGDLTGHRLHTESFTLGKSTARGVNRARLEGRRVIAVGTTTARVLEAAADETGIVTAASGETELFIHPPYRFKSVDGLLTNFHLPRSSLLMLVAALAGRERILDAYREAIAEGYRFYSYGDATLLLPTG
- the uvrC gene encoding excinuclease ABC subunit UvrC, coding for MGDDAAGLELKLKNLAHEPGVYRLLGGGSRVLYVGKAKDLARRVRSYFQPSGAPSADHPPRIRSLLKRVVDFEVTITTNPVEALLLESSLIKLHKPPYNVNLKDDKRYPYVRVTTEEEFPRLVVTRDTRARGSLFFGPFSNAGDIRRTIRTIQRLFRLRVCRRELHVWLEQGGTAPMPNWRPCLHYNMDRCSAPCVGYASREDYASSVRTACEFLQGRRSDVAEILQSEMLEASQRREYERAAKLRDSLRALESVMTRQRVVSPRKEDLDVLALARRRGETVVELLKIREGFLLADEHFSLEHTRGSSDADVLSAFTVRYYTGADWVPRVVVLPEEPADREDLELLLTRLRSESSPMVVARALLRASPSEEPEQKPGHVRVRLTVPHRGARRELLELALKNAEKNLDEEMLAELSRHGQAEAALELAERLRLPVVPTLIEGLDISNLGAEQPVAGVVGFRGGRPAKNLYRRYKLKTPGPDDCAMLAEVAHRRYPKLAESDELPDLVLVDGGKGQLGAVVNQLKEDGLAGRFAVAGLAKKEELLFLPGRSTPVRLPPDSPALHLVQRVRDEAHRFGLRYHRQLRRSEGLQSILERIPGIGPKRRRALLDAFGSLKKIRAARPERIAEVKGMSPKLAAELLRYLKIHYY